A section of the Schistosoma haematobium chromosome ZW, whole genome shotgun sequence genome encodes:
- the CNTN5_3 gene encoding Contactin-5, variant 3 (EggNog:ENOG410V64Z~COG:T): MKITFSSTEFSGIDLLSGGPLIDLEYADDIFLFGEDADKMQSLLIVLSNNASMFGMRFSPSKCKLLLQDWSASTPELRIGSEVVKRVDNFTYLGSLISPNGLVSDEISARIRRARLAFANLCHL, from the coding sequence atgaaaataacattctcgtcgactgaattctcgggtattgatctcctttcaggaggtccacttatcgacttagaatacgcagatgatatattcctgtttggtgaagacgctgataaaatgcagagtcttttgatagtactaagcaacaatgccagcatgtttggaatgcgcttctctccctctaaatgcaagttgttgcttcaggactggtctgcgtcaacacctgaactaaggatagggagtgaagtagtcaaacgcgttgacaacttcacttatcttggaagtctgatcagccctaatgggttggtgtctgacgaaatctcagcacggattcgaagagctcgcttggcttttgccaacttatgtcacctatga